ATCGTCGATCTTCTGACTGAACGGGCTAAATATGTTGTACGCTACCAGGGCGGTCACAACGCAGGCCATACTCTCGTAATCAACGGTGAAAAAACCGTTCTCCATCTTATTCCATCAGGTATTCTCCGCGAGAATGTAACCAGCATCATCGGTAACGGTGTTGTGCTGTCTCCGGCCGCGCTGATGAAAGAGATGAAAGAACTGGAAGACCGTGGCATCCCCGTTCGTGAGCGTCTGCTACTGTCCGAAGCATGTCCGCTGATCCTTGATTATCACGTTGCGCTGGATAACGCGCGTGAGAAAGCGCGTGGCGCGAAAGCGATCGGCACCACCGGTCGTGGTATCGGGCCTGCTTATGAAGATAAAGTGGCACGTCGCGGTCTGCGTGTTGGCGACCTTTTCGACAAAGAAACCTTCGCTGAAAAACTGAAAGAAGTGATGGAATATCACAACTTCCAGTTGGTTAACTACTACAAAGTTGAAGCGGTTGATTACCAGAAAGTTCTGGATGATACGATGGCTGTTGCCGACATCCTGACTTCCATGGTGGTTGACGTTTCTGACCTGCTCGACCAGGCGCGTAAGCGTGGCGATTTCGTCATGTTCGAAGGTGCGCAGGGTACGCTGCTGGATATCGACCACGGTACTTATCCGTACGTAACTTCTTCCAACACCACTGCTGGTGGCGTGGCGACCGGTTCCGGCCTGGGTCCGCGTTATGTTGATTACGTCCTGGGTATCCTCAAAGCTTACTCCACTCGTGTAGGTGCAGGTCCGTTCCCGACTGAACTGTTTGATGAAACTGGCGAGTTCCTCTGCAAGCAGGGTAACGAATTCGGCGCAACTACGGGTCGTCGTCGTCGTACCGGCTGGCTGGATACTGTTGCCGTTCGTCGTGCGGTACAGCTGAACTCCCTGTCTGGCTTCTGCCTGACCAAACTGGACGTTCTGGATGGCCTGAAAGAGGTGAAACTCTGCGTGGCTTACCGTATGCCGGATGGTCGCGAAGTGACTACCACTCCGCTGGCAGCTGACGACTGGAAAGGTGTAGA
The DNA window shown above is from Escherichia sp. E4742 and carries:
- the purA gene encoding adenylosuccinate synthase yields the protein MGNNVVVLGTQWGDEGKGKIVDLLTERAKYVVRYQGGHNAGHTLVINGEKTVLHLIPSGILRENVTSIIGNGVVLSPAALMKEMKELEDRGIPVRERLLLSEACPLILDYHVALDNAREKARGAKAIGTTGRGIGPAYEDKVARRGLRVGDLFDKETFAEKLKEVMEYHNFQLVNYYKVEAVDYQKVLDDTMAVADILTSMVVDVSDLLDQARKRGDFVMFEGAQGTLLDIDHGTYPYVTSSNTTAGGVATGSGLGPRYVDYVLGILKAYSTRVGAGPFPTELFDETGEFLCKQGNEFGATTGRRRRTGWLDTVAVRRAVQLNSLSGFCLTKLDVLDGLKEVKLCVAYRMPDGREVTTTPLAADDWKGVEPIYETMPGWSESTFGVKDRSGLPQAALNYIKRIEELTGVPIDIISTGPDRSETMILRDPFDA